From one Dermacentor andersoni chromosome 1, qqDerAnde1_hic_scaffold, whole genome shotgun sequence genomic stretch:
- the LOC126548555 gene encoding cytochrome P450 4V2-like isoform X3, producing MIGSALILGRSPTHTRFQVLCARVILVLAAYLVWKHVVRPCIAWSSQWKALRPMPGPSDLIPFWHTVSVYWRWAGRVQYKDASAVFFQIICDVSQQYRGTTFKAYLGMTPVVILHTPDAAQTLLTSKTNLRKPVVYNFLASWLGHHNILTAVGDSWRFKRRLMTPAFHFKVLDDYISSFNYNGKLLVERVDRLTAKHPGEPIPAFRLSQNCALDVTTKVLMGVDLDSQLETTEPTFANHFNMLMFLIGVRIFRPWMWPDALYDRTHEGRLYHKSIREMEKYTLEVLERRKGKLQQIADELESVPGDYGGEGDDEAQDSVIVDRFLKAHLQDSRYSIDEVKKDIDSLLFAGTDTTTSAVGWAFYMLGLHPKVLAKVHQELDDIFGSDTERDITGEDLKRMKYLDICFKESLRLFPAAPLIGRVLDEDLVVDGYRIPKGVTCFVNIYSLHRNPECFKDPDLYIPERFLTSEVRNRHPFSYIPFSGGPKNCLGQRFAILEAKTLLAKVLLKYTLESTRPVSELRITYEVILKARGGLRIWFRNRTHVDRAAKLAGFEETETNYGL from the exons ATGATCGGCAGCGCACTGATCTTGGGTCGCTCTCCGACGCACACCCGCTTCCAAGTACTGTGCGCCCGAGTGATCCTGGTGCTCGCAGCATACCTCGTCTGGAAGCACGTCGTGCGGCCCTGCATCGCTTGGTCTAGCCAGTGGAAAGCACTTAGACCCATGCCCGGGCCCAGTGATCTAATACCTTTCTGGCATACGGTGTCCGTGTATTGGAGATGGGCGGGCAGAGTTCAGTACAAGGACGCGTCTGCGG TGTTCTTTCAGATAATTTGCGACGTGTCTCAACAGTACAGGGGAACGACCTTCAAAGCCTACCTCGGGATGACACCGGTTGTGATATTGCACACTCCAGACGCAGCGCAG ACCCTTTTGACGAGCAAGACAAACCTACGTAAACCTGTGGTATACAACTTTCTTGCATCGTGGCTGGGCCATCACAATATCCTCACTGC CGTCGGTGACAGCTGGCGGTTCAAGCGGCGCTTGATGACGCCAGCGTTCCATTTCAAAGTCCTCGATGACTACATAAGCTCCTTCAACTACAACGGTAAGCTGCTCGTGGAGCGGGTGGACAGGCTGACCGCAAAGCACCCGGGCGAGCCTATACCCGCATTCCGCCTTTCTCAGAACTGCGCCCTGGATGTCACCACAA AAGTCCTGATGGGAGTCGACTTGGATTCGCAATTGGAGACAACAGAACCGACATTCGCCAACCATTTTAACAT GTTGATGTTCTTGATCGGCGTGCGCATCTTTCGTCCCTGGATGTGGCCCGACGCCCTGTACGACAGGACACACGAGGGTCGACTCTACCATAAATCCATTCGGGAGATGGAAAAATACACACTAGAA GTGCTGGAACGGCGCAAGGGCAAGCTGCAACAGATCGCCGATGAGTTGGAAAGCGTGCCGGGTGACTATGGCGGGGAAGGAGATGACGAAGCGCAGGACTCAGTCATTGTGGACCGGTTTCTGAAGGCTCACCTGCAAGACAGTCGGTACAGCATCGACGAGGTCAAGAAGGACATCGACTCCTTGCTGTTCGCG ggcaccgatactactacATCGGCAGTTGGATGGGCTTTCTACATGTTAGGGTTGCACCCTAAGGTGTTGGCAAAGGTCCATCAGGAGCTTGATGATATATTTGGCAGCGACACCGAGAGAGACATCACAGGGGAGGACCTCAAGAGGATGAAATACCTGGACATCTGCTTCAAG gAATCACTGCGGCTGTTTCCGGCTGCTCCACTCATCGGAAGAGTCTTGGACGAAGACTTAGTAGTAG ACGGATACAGGATCCCTAAGGGGGTCACGTGCTTCGTCAACATATACAGTCTGCATCGCAATCCTGAGTGCTTCAAGGACCCGGACCTGTACATTCCGGAGCGTTTCCTGACGTCAGAAGTCAGAAATCGCCATCCATTCAGCTACATCCCGTTCTCTGGGGGCCCCAAAAACTGCCTAG GCCAACGTTTCGCGATATTGGAGGCCAAGACGCTTTTGGCGAAGGTTCTGCTCAAGTACACGCTCGAGTCCACGAGGCCCGTAAGTGAGCTGAGGATCACGTATGAAGTGATTCTCAAGGCCAGAGGAGGACTGCGCATCTGGTTCCGAAATCGGACTCACGTTGACCGCGCGGCCAAACTTGCTGGTTTCGAAGAGACAGAAACAAACTATGGATTATGA
- the LOC126548555 gene encoding cytochrome P450 4V2-like isoform X2, with the protein MTPVVILHTPDAAQTLLTSKTNLRKPVVYNFLASWLGHHNILTAVGDSWRFKRRLMTPAFHFKVLDDYISSFNYNGKLLVERVDRLTAKHPGEPIPAFRLSQNCALDVTTKVLMGVDLDSQLETTEPTFANHFNMLMFLIGVRIFRPWMWPDALYDRTHEGRLYHKSIREMEKYTLEVLERRKGKLQQIADELESVPGDYGGEGDDEAQDSVIVDRFLKAHLQDSRYSIDEVKKDIDSLLFAGTDTTTSAVGWAFYMLGLHPKVLAKVHQELDDIFGSDTERDITGEDLKRMKYLDICFKESLRLFPAAPLIGRVLDEDLVVDGYRIPKGVTCFVNIYSLHRNPECFKDPDLYIPERFLTSEVRNRHPFSYIPFSGGPKNCLGQRFAILEAKTLLAKVLLKYTLESTRPVSELRITYEVILKARGGLRIWFRNRTHVDRAAKLAGFEETETNYGL; encoded by the exons ATGACACCGGTTGTGATATTGCACACTCCAGACGCAGCGCAG ACCCTTTTGACGAGCAAGACAAACCTACGTAAACCTGTGGTATACAACTTTCTTGCATCGTGGCTGGGCCATCACAATATCCTCACTGC CGTCGGTGACAGCTGGCGGTTCAAGCGGCGCTTGATGACGCCAGCGTTCCATTTCAAAGTCCTCGATGACTACATAAGCTCCTTCAACTACAACGGTAAGCTGCTCGTGGAGCGGGTGGACAGGCTGACCGCAAAGCACCCGGGCGAGCCTATACCCGCATTCCGCCTTTCTCAGAACTGCGCCCTGGATGTCACCACAA AAGTCCTGATGGGAGTCGACTTGGATTCGCAATTGGAGACAACAGAACCGACATTCGCCAACCATTTTAACAT GTTGATGTTCTTGATCGGCGTGCGCATCTTTCGTCCCTGGATGTGGCCCGACGCCCTGTACGACAGGACACACGAGGGTCGACTCTACCATAAATCCATTCGGGAGATGGAAAAATACACACTAGAA GTGCTGGAACGGCGCAAGGGCAAGCTGCAACAGATCGCCGATGAGTTGGAAAGCGTGCCGGGTGACTATGGCGGGGAAGGAGATGACGAAGCGCAGGACTCAGTCATTGTGGACCGGTTTCTGAAGGCTCACCTGCAAGACAGTCGGTACAGCATCGACGAGGTCAAGAAGGACATCGACTCCTTGCTGTTCGCG ggcaccgatactactacATCGGCAGTTGGATGGGCTTTCTACATGTTAGGGTTGCACCCTAAGGTGTTGGCAAAGGTCCATCAGGAGCTTGATGATATATTTGGCAGCGACACCGAGAGAGACATCACAGGGGAGGACCTCAAGAGGATGAAATACCTGGACATCTGCTTCAAG gAATCACTGCGGCTGTTTCCGGCTGCTCCACTCATCGGAAGAGTCTTGGACGAAGACTTAGTAGTAG ACGGATACAGGATCCCTAAGGGGGTCACGTGCTTCGTCAACATATACAGTCTGCATCGCAATCCTGAGTGCTTCAAGGACCCGGACCTGTACATTCCGGAGCGTTTCCTGACGTCAGAAGTCAGAAATCGCCATCCATTCAGCTACATCCCGTTCTCTGGGGGCCCCAAAAACTGCCTAG GCCAACGTTTCGCGATATTGGAGGCCAAGACGCTTTTGGCGAAGGTTCTGCTCAAGTACACGCTCGAGTCCACGAGGCCCGTAAGTGAGCTGAGGATCACGTATGAAGTGATTCTCAAGGCCAGAGGAGGACTGCGCATCTGGTTCCGAAATCGGACTCACGTTGACCGCGCGGCCAAACTTGCTGGTTTCGAAGAGACAGAAACAAACTATGGATTATGA